DNA from Vibrio gazogenes:
AAATGTTCACTTGCTTGATGGAGTAAAAACGCAGCTTTTTTCAACCAATGGTTTTGCATCGTCACTTGGTGTAAAGCAATAAACTGAACTGCACTTTCAAACCACTGCTCATAATGCTTACGGGCAATTTCTTGCTTTTCTGCTTCGGTTAAATCCCCCGGCTCTGCCAATGGTTTGGGTGTGGCGGCAAACAGTTCAATCCCTTCTTCACGGATATCCTTAAAAAAGTAGTGCCCTTGCTGTAGCCGTTCGTTCACTTCCTGCAAATCATGGACAATCAATCCCAGCGGTGCGGAAGTGACTTTACGGTCGATCTGCTCTTTGGCGCGTTGCCAGACCACATCTTCTTCAACCAGTGCGGCTTTATTCACAATCACCAGAATATCGTAATCGCTGATATAGCCATTGACCGGATCGTTGACCCAACTGCCTTTGGCATGGCTGCCGAACAGGATGATTTTTAGGATGCGAAACTCGCTTTTACTCGCTGTTTTGCCCTGAAGATAGTCGTCCAGCGTATCGCGCAGAATGGTCGATATGGTGGCAAGCTCCTGTTGTTTGGATTAGGGCAAATGGTCGAGAGATGTTTTCATAAAGCGATATTCGGTCTGTGTGGATTGAATGGTTCATAGGATAAAAGAAGCGAGCAGCAAAAAACACTGTTTGTCATGGTTTTAGATGGGTTGCCTAGGGAAATGCGACGGGGTTCGGTTTTATTGATTTGTCTGGTGATTCTTGTCGCCTTTGACTTCGAGGCATGACGCACAATTCCGTTTTTCGGTTTCAGTGGCATCGGTGTGCTGTGCGCCTGTTCATCTTTCAGAGATGAAAGACGAACCAGAAAATCTTTTTGTTGGGCTTGGTCGTGCGTTGTCCAGAACCGGCCTTTACGGGCGTCCTGCCCGGAAAAGCCTAACCATTCATCCGTGAATGGTTTTCTTGGTTTGGTGGCTGATTTGAATTGGGTGAAACATTCTTAAAAAGTCAATTTGATCACTGAACTCAGGGGGAAAAATCAGGACGATTTTTCAGGATTGCTTGAGCAGGAGCGAATCAATCCAACCCGGCTAGCGCCCACGAACTAAACCGTTCTTTTGGGTACTTTTGGAACGCCAAAAGTATCTGGGGCGCTGTTGGAGATGCTATTGAGATCGGTAAAATCAATCGCGCACCAAACCGCTGCACCTCAAATTTTATATTCCCCAGCCATTGGCTCCCAGATTTGACGCACAATTCCGTTTTTCGGTTTCAGTGGCATCGGTGTGCTGTGCGCCTGTTCATCTTTCAGAGATGAAAGACGAACCAGAAAATCTTTTTTGTTTGGCGGCGTCGCGTGTTGTCCAGAACCGCCTTTTACGGGCGTCCTGCCCGGAAAAGCTTAATCATTCTTCCATGAATGATTTTCTTGGTTAGGTGGTTGATTTGAATTGGGTGAAACATTCTTAAAAAGTCAATTTGATCACTGAACTCAGGGGGAAAAATCAGGACGATTTTTCAGGATTGCTTGAGCAGGAGCGAATCAATCCGACCCGGCTAGCGCCCACGAACTAAACCGTTCTTTTGGGTACTTTTGGAACGCCAAAAGTATCTGGGGCGCTGTTGGAGATGCTATTGAGATCGGTAAAATCAATCGCGCACCAAACCGCTGCACCTCAAATTTTATATCCTAGCCTCCGGCTATCCAGATTTGACGCCAAATTACGTTCTGCGATTTCAGAAACATCGGTGTGCTGTGCGCCTGTTCATCTTTCAGAGATGAAAGACGAACCAGAAAATCTTTTTTTGTTGGGCTTGGTCGTGCGTTGTCCAGAACCAGCTTTTACGGGCGTCCTGCCCGGAAAAGCCTAACCATTCATCCGTGAATGGTTTTCTTGGTTAGGTGGTTGATTTGAATTGGGTGAAACATTCTTAAAAAGTCAATTTGATCACTGAACTCAGGGGGAAAAATCAGGACGATTTTTCAGGATTGCTTGAGCAGGAGCGAATCAATCCGACCCGGCTAGCGCCCACGAACTAAACCGTTCTTTTGGGTACTTTTGGAACGCCAAAAGTATCTGGGGCGCTGTTGGAGATGCTATTGAGATCGGTAAAATCAATCGCGCACCAAACCGCTGCACCTCAAATTTTATATCCCAGCCTCCGGCTCCGAAATATGACGCACCTCAAGGAATGGATTTACTGATAGCGTGTGTCCTCGGTAGGGGGGCGTCAGGGGTTCTTTGGCTAAACTGGTCGGTGGTTTTTTATTTTGTCATATCAAGCGAGTCGTTTAGTCTTCGTTGACTCGACCTCGTAAGGCTTTCTTTTGTCCCATCTTCTTTTTAGTATTGATGCGCTTGAGTTTTGATGACCAGGTTGGCTTGGTCGCTCGCCGACGCTTTTGTACCACCATGACGGATTGAATCAGTCCCTTAAGGCGTTCTAATGCATCAAGTCGGTTTTGTTCCTGAGTTCGATAGGTTTGTGATTTGATCACGACAACGCCATCTTTGGTAATTCGAGAATCACTGAGAGCGAGTAATCTTTCTTTGTATACTGAGGGTAAACTCGAACGTTGAATATCAAAACGTAAATGAATGGCTGAGGATACCTTCTGCACATTTTGCCCACCGTTCCCCATGGCTCGGATAGCAGTCATTTCAATTTCCCATTCTGCAAGAATGACTGTATTAGAGATAGTTAACATGCTTTAGGCTTCGCTTATGGCTATTTTATTCGCAATAATATCGTCATTTGAAACGCAACAGTAGCTTTAAATGAGCTTGTCCGAGTATTCTCTGCGTCTTGAGTTGTTGTTTCGCGAGATTAAGCCGTTCGGTTGAAGCGACCCTGAGTCTGGGTTTCTTTTCCAGCTTGGTGCTGAGTTTGAGGTATTCCTGCTGAGGCGGAGACAACCGTGTGAGAATATTGGGTAGGCGTTGGTTAATCTCTCCGGTAAAAATAATGCAAAAATTTTCTTTACAATCGAACAGTGTTCAATTAAATTTTATTCATCAATTGAACACTGTTCGATTAAATTGGAGAATACGTATGAATAACGCTACCACTGTCAGAGGCTTTGTCACCTTCCTATGGGTTGCCTTCATGAACGCTTTTGTCGATTTAGGCCATAAAATCGTCGTGCAGAATACCCTGTTCAAAACATTGTCAGATCACCAGCAGGTGCTGATGACGGCGATCGTCAATGCACTGATTCTGCTCCCTTTTGTATTACTCTTTACCCCATCCGGCTACCTGTCGGATCGTTATGCAAAAACCAAAGTGATGAAAATCAGCGCTTTATGTGCGGTATTCATCACCCTGATGATTACCTTCTGCTATTATCAGGGCTGGTTTTATGTATCCTTTGCCCTGACGTTTATTCTCGCAGTGCAGAGTGCGCTCTATTCTCCGGCAAAATATGGTTACATCCGAGAGCTGGTCGGCGCAGAAAAACTCAGCAACGGCAACGCCTGGGTTCAGGCGGTTTCAATGATTGCCATTCTTGCCGGGAGCGCCGTCTTTTCCGCACTGTTCGAACTGAAATTATCCCCTGAAACCCCACTTCAGCCGGGAGCGATTCTTCAGGACATCGCCCCATTAGGCTGGTTACTGGTCATCGGTTCTCTGATCGAGTGTCTGCTGGCTTTCCGCTTACCGGAAAAAGATCACTTACGGGGACACACACCTCAAAATGGCGCTCGGCCTCAGATACAAGAACCCGCATTTATCTGGAAAGATTACATTCTGGGTAAAACATTAGGCCGGAATCTCACCCTCCTGTTTCAGGAAAAAGCGATTTGGCAATCAGTCATCGGCTTAACCCTGTTTCTTTCGATCAGTCAGGTCATGATTGCTGCTTTCCCGGCCTACGCCAAAAGCCACCTTGCTATGGATAATACCTTTATCATTCAAAGTATTATTGCGATGGCAATTGTCGGTATGATGCTGGGTTCTTCATTTGCTTCAAAACACTCTGTCAATCACATTAATCTGGCGCTGATCCCCGCCGGTGCTCTGATTATCTGTGCCGGACTATTTCTGCTGCCACAGGTCACCTCATCGGTTTTGCTTGGCGGTATTTTCCTGACTATCGGTATCGGCGGCTCATTTATGCTGGTCCCGCTCAACGCATTAATTCAGTTCCACGCGAAAGAAGACCAGATTGGTAAAATTCTGGCCGGGAATAATTTCATTCAGAATGTCGGCATGTTGTTATGTCTGGCAGTCACGGTCGCGTTCACAACGCAGGAACTCGATGTCAGCTATATCTTGTGGGGATTATTCGGCCTTGGTGCTTTGGTTGCGCTGGCAGCCATCATTCTGCTACCGGAAGTTCTGGTCCGTTCGGTGATGACTAAATTACTTGGCCGCAAATACCGTCTGCAAGTGTTGGGGTTCAACAATCTGCCGGAAGCCGGTCAGGGAACGCTGCTGCTCGGTAATCATATCAGCTGGCTGGACTGGGCAATTGTGCAGATGGCATCCCCGAGACGTGTACACTTTGTTATGGATCAGACTATCTACCAACGCTGGTATCTCAAATGGCTGTTCGATCTGTTTCAGGTGGTTCCGATTGCTCCCGGCAAAAGCCGTGAAGCATTAAACAAGATAACGGATCTCCTGAATCAGGGGGAAGTAGTCTGTCTGTTTCCTGAAGGTCGTATCAGCCATCTTGGTCAACTGGGAGAATTTAAAAAAGGCTTTGAACGTGCCTGTCAGGATGCCCGTGGTGTGATTATTCCGTTCTATCTGCGCGGGATGTGGGGAAGTTTCTTCTCCCGTTCCAGCAAACGTCTGGCAAAAGCGAGAAAAACCGGGATAAAAAGAGATGTCATTATCGCATTCGGAACCGCGATGGACATCCATTCAACCGCCACG
Protein-coding regions in this window:
- a CDS encoding HEPN domain-containing protein yields the protein MIVNKAALVEEDVVWQRAKEQIDRKVTSAPLGLIVHDLQEVNERLQQGHYFFKDIREEGIELFAATPKPLAEPGDLTEAEKQEIARKHYEQWFESAVQFIALHQVTMQNHWLKKAAFLLHQASEHLFACTLLTCTNYLPKSHNIEKLGKLCAQIDAEFATIFPLDNKFHRRCFRRLQRAYIEARYSEHYEITVEELAYLEGEVQKLKGLVERVCLGRMQS
- the arfB gene encoding alternative ribosome rescue aminoacyl-tRNA hydrolase ArfB — its product is MLTISNTVILAEWEIEMTAIRAMGNGGQNVQKVSSAIHLRFDIQRSSLPSVYKERLLALSDSRITKDGVVVIKSQTYRTQEQNRLDALERLKGLIQSVMVVQKRRRATKPTWSSKLKRINTKKKMGQKKALRGRVNED
- a CDS encoding acyl-[ACP]--phospholipid O-acyltransferase translates to MNNATTVRGFVTFLWVAFMNAFVDLGHKIVVQNTLFKTLSDHQQVLMTAIVNALILLPFVLLFTPSGYLSDRYAKTKVMKISALCAVFITLMITFCYYQGWFYVSFALTFILAVQSALYSPAKYGYIRELVGAEKLSNGNAWVQAVSMIAILAGSAVFSALFELKLSPETPLQPGAILQDIAPLGWLLVIGSLIECLLAFRLPEKDHLRGHTPQNGARPQIQEPAFIWKDYILGKTLGRNLTLLFQEKAIWQSVIGLTLFLSISQVMIAAFPAYAKSHLAMDNTFIIQSIIAMAIVGMMLGSSFASKHSVNHINLALIPAGALIICAGLFLLPQVTSSVLLGGIFLTIGIGGSFMLVPLNALIQFHAKEDQIGKILAGNNFIQNVGMLLCLAVTVAFTTQELDVSYILWGLFGLGALVALAAIILLPEVLVRSVMTKLLGRKYRLQVLGFNNLPEAGQGTLLLGNHISWLDWAIVQMASPRRVHFVMDQTIYQRWYLKWLFDLFQVVPIAPGKSREALNKITDLLNQGEVVCLFPEGRISHLGQLGEFKKGFERACQDARGVIIPFYLRGMWGSFFSRSSKRLAKARKTGIKRDVIIAFGTAMDIHSTATEVKQKVFEMSVATWNEYADTLETLPEAWIATAKNRPSQWAVVDSNGQPITHSRFLVGSLLLKRKLQHLPGQNLGLLVPTSSAGLMSNLAAMMAGKTVVNLNYTASAQALRSAKHNAAIESIVTSRRFLARLEKRGIDCQTLLDGCRVLYLEDFKASLGRPAQLMMLLAVKTLPASWISRLFCQQQQREDTAAILFSSGSEGAPKGVMLSHKNILANLRQVSDVLNIRSNDKIMATLPLFHAFGLTVTGMLPLIEGIPVICHPDPTDSLNIARAVAKYEATLMCATSTFLGMYQRNRRINPMMFNSLRAVVSGAEKLDAKIKAAFQQKFMVPVLEGYGTTETTPVASVNLPGHLVRREGFIQEAEREGTVGLALPGTTFKIVDPVTLMPLPAGEDGLILIGGAQIMQGYLNDPDKTAEVVVELDGQRWYKTGDKGHLDSDGYLTIVDRYSRFAKLGGEMVSLGAVEQRARELLDQPESGLVAVNLPDEKKGEQIIMLVDLNLEPAEVKKILIQKGMPSLMLPNKIMQVANIPLLGSGKLDFSAAKNLALAQMG